In one Solanum lycopersicum chromosome 11, SLM_r2.1 genomic region, the following are encoded:
- the LOC104644561 gene encoding uncharacterized protein, which yields MLIAGICKQVQDPPFCLNTFRKILAHPYVPAEVTRAAIAQSLQNANNNHAFIQAAKAAAKDKETQDLYAICDSSYGLMIIVLQDAAQSLANKDYNGLENDLSRCPKFVSDCQNALGSKTTPQMLDRSRKQLDLIIMSKVAEGLIKK from the coding sequence ATGTTGATAGCAGGTATATGTAAACAAGTACAAGATCCTCCTTTTTGCTTAAACACTTTTAGAAAAATTTTAGCTCATCCGTATGTTCCTGCAGAAGTAACACGAGCCGCTATCGCTCAATCATTACAAAATGCTAACAATAACCATGCTTTCATACAAGCAGCTAAAGCAGCTGCAAAAGACAAAGAGACCCAAGACTTGTATGCCATTTGTGACAGTAGTTATGGATTAATGATAATCGTTCTTCAAGATGCTGCCCAATCATTAGCTAACAAGGATTATAATGGCTTGGAAAATGACCTTTCAAGGTGTCCCAAATTTGTGAGTGATTGTCAAAATGCACTTGGTAGCAAGACAACACCTCAAATGTTAGATAGAAGTAGGAAACAACTTGATCTTATAATCATGTCAAAAGTTGCTGAAGGACTCATTAAGAAATAG
- the LOC138339203 gene encoding uncharacterized protein, translated as MTNQNNQVHAHVNKNGGSMAARVRDFVRMNSPEFLGSEANEDPQNFLDEIKKIFEVMQVTGNDRVELASYQLKDLAHIWYTQWTENRGANVAPSTWDCFIENFLDMFFPIKLREEKSQEFLNLRRGNMTVQEYGLNFNQLSKNAMLFGDMNIYRLMNHAQQGQQKFSALDPSLASVSSSKNRQGQGCGNGRSQSTTSAAPTSRPSQQGYSSGTGGSQCQSRLYALQARQDQEGSPDVVTSTLRVFNLDVYAL; from the exons ATGACTAACCAGAACAATCAGGTTCATGCTCATGTGAATAAAAATGGTGGATCAATGGCAGCAAGGgtccgtgactttgttaggatgaattctcctgagttcttaggatcggaagctaatgaggatcctcagaattttttggatgagatcaagaagatctttgaggtaatgcaagtcaCTGGGAATGATCGTGTTGAGTTAGCATCATACCAGTTGAAGGATCTTGCTCATATTTGGTACACTCAGTGGACGGAGAATAGGGGTGCAAATGTGGCTCCTAGTACTTGGGATTGCTTTATTGAGAATTTTCTTGACATGTTTTTCCCAATAAAGTTGAGAGAAGAAAAATCCCAAGAATTCTTGAACTTAAGGCGGGGTAACAtgacagtccaagagtatggacTAAATTTTAACCAACTATCCAA AAATGCAATGTTAtttggagatatgaacatctatAGGCTTATGAATCATGCTCAACAG GGTCAACAGAAGTTTTCGGCTCTAGACCCTTCATTAGCTAGTGTTTCATCTTCCAAGAACAG acaaGGTCAAGGATGTGGTAATGGTAGATCTCAATCTACAACTTCAGCAGCACCAACAAGTCGCCCAAGTCAGCAGGGTTACTCATCTGGTACAGGTGGCAGTCAGTGCCAGAgcaggttgtatgctcttcaagCTCGCCAGGATCAAGAAGGTTCTCCTGATGTCGTCACTAGTACGTTACGTGTCTTtaaccttgatgtttatgcattatga